The Bacillota bacterium genome includes the window GCCAGGAGACGCTGGTTTCGGAAGCACAGCTCCTGGAAGAATTGCAACAGCGGTTGTAGTCTAGGTGGAGGAATGAATATGTGGAAACGAACAGATAAGTGCGGAGAATTGAGAGAGCAGGATGTAGGTCGACAAGTGACCCTGTGTGGATGGGTCCACCGGCGGCGGGACCACGGTGGGGTCATCTTTGTGGATCTGCGGGATCGCTCGGGGCTAGTGCAGATCGTCTTCAATCCCGCGGATTGTTCCGAGGAGACCTTTGGTCTTGCGGAGACGTTGCGCAGTGAATTCGTGGTGGCCGTTTCCGGGGAGGTGCGCCGGCGGCTGGAAGGGATGGAGAATCCCCGGTTGGCCACCGGTAAGATCGAGGTCTTTGTGCAGGAATTAAACGTGCTGAGTGCGGCCGCCACTCCGCCTATCTCGGTGGAGGATGAGCGGATCGACGTAGATGAGGCCATGCGGCTGCGTTACCGATTCTTGGATCTGCGGCGTCCCCAAGTACAGCGGGTCTTCGCCCTGCGGCACCGGGTTGCCCAGTTGGTGCGCCGGTACTTGGACGAGCAGGGTTTTTGGGAAGTGGAGACTCCCATGCTGACCCGTTCTACCCCCGAGGGGGCGCGGGACTTCCTGGTGCCCAGCCGGTTGCAGCCGGGCGAGTTTTACGCCCTACCCCAATCGCCCCAGCTTTTCAAGCAGCTTTTGATGGTTTCAGGGTTCGAAAAGTATTTCCAAATCGTCCGGTGTTTCCGGGATGAGGATCTGCGGGCGGACCGGCAGCCGGAGTTTACCCAGATCGACTTGGAGCTTTCCTTTGTGACCAGGGAAGATGTCATCCAAGTGATCGAAGGGTTGGTGCGGGAAGTGGTGCGCCAAGTCAAGGGAGAGGAACTACCCGATCCCTTGCCCCGTCTGACCTACGCCGAGGCCATGGATCGGTATGGCAGCGACAAACCCGATCTCCGTTTTGGGATGGAATTGCGGAATGTGTCGGATCTGGTGAAGGATTCGGATTTCCAGGTCTTTTCCAAAGTGGTGTCCAGCGGCGGTGTGGTGAAAGGTCTTGCTGTTCCGACGGGGGCGTCCTTTGCTCGCAGTCGCATTGACGGGCTTACCAAGCGGGCTACGGAACTGGGGGCCAAAGGATTGGCTTGGATGCAATACACCGCGGAAGGAGAGATCAAGTCTCCCATTGCGAAGTTCTTCTCTGCGGATGTGTTGCAGCAGATTATTGCCCGGATGGAGGCTAAACCAGGGGATCTGTTGATCTGGGTGGCCGATACACCGGCGGTGGCCAATCAGGTTCTGGGCCAGTTGCGGGTGGAGTTGGCCGGTGAGCTAGGCTTGCTGGAAGGTAAGGCCGATTATTACCTATGGGTTGTGGAATTCCCCTTGGTGGAATACGATGAGGAGGAGGGCCGCTATGTGGCGGTTCACCATCCCTTCACCGCTCCACTGGAGGAGGATACGGAGCTTTTGACCACGGAACCTGGTCGGGTACGCTCTGCGGCCTATGACCTGGTGTGCAACGGTATGGAGGTGGGTGGCGGAAGTATCCGTATCCACGATCGCCAGCTCCAACAGCAGATGTTTGAGCTGTTGGGGATTTCTCCCGAAGCCGCGGAGGAAAAATTCGGCTTCTTGTTGGAAGCATTTCGCTACGGAGTGCCTCCCCACGGTGGCTTTGCCTTCGGCTTTGATCGCTGGATCATGCTCTTGGCTGGTGTTGATTCCATCCGTGAATGCATCGCCTTCCCCAAGACCCAGAGGGGTACGTGTCTGCTGACCAAGGCACCCTCGGCAGTGGCGCCCAAGCAGCTGGAGGAAGTGGGGATTCGTATTGCTCCCCGGGTGAAATCTTAGGTTGATAGCGGTGTAGGAATCCCTCTTGACAAAGAGAGCTCTGTGGCCCCTTGTTCTCGGGGACCGCGGAGCCTTTTTGATTCCAGGATGTATGGGTGGAGGAGAGAGTGGGTTACGTGGCAATTTACCACGCATGTTCACTGTGGGGAGGGTTTCGGCGAGGGCGAAAAGCACCTGGGGTTTGTGTTCGCTCCGCTGGGTTTGTATCCAACAAAGGTGGGTTGGGGGTATTTCCCGCCTTCAGAGACTAGGATGTGGGTAGTAACTACTTGCGAAGATGGTTCCTGTCCTAGAAGAGAGCGAGAGGTGCCCACAGCGGCGGAAGGGGAAAGTAAGATGATGTATCGGCCCAGATCGTGATGATCCTACAAAATTCGGGCGCACTGCTTAGATTCTGGTAAGCTTCCTACCTTGCATTGGGAGCGAATCTGTGATAGTATTTAGTTACCTTGAGGTAATCGATATGGCCATTGGACGACAATCTTATCCCTGCTGTGTGCGTGGTTAAGCTGGTGGTGTTATTGACCCAACACCATGACAAAGGGAGCTTAGCTCTCTCTGTGGGAAGCAGGCCCGGCGCGAATCCGGGAAGCGGAAAGCAGAGAGGCGGGCACCCACCTGCCGAGCGCGGGTTCAATGCAAACCAGTCGTAACGGCACAGCGGGGTCTTTTTGTATCCAATACCAAGTGGTATTACATACCCCATTTAACTCAATACAGAAGGGCGGTGTGGCGATTCCCATACCGACGGGTCGCCGACAGGATGGATGTTAGGAAGGATGCGCCGTTGGCTGTGCGGATGCGCCCGCGGACACTGGCGGAATTGGAAGGTCACGAAGAGGTCATTGGCGAAGGGACTCCCTTGTGGCGTGCTCTTCGGCGGGGTTACGTCCCTTCTTTGATCTTCTACGGACCACCCGGCAGTGGTAAGACGACCCTGGCCCGTCTCATTGCTACCGAGACCCAGACCCATTTTACTGAATTAAGTGCGGTGATGGCCGGGGTGAAGGATATCCGGGCGGTGGTGGAGGAGGCCCAGGAGCGAAAGGCCCGGGCCAATCAGCAGACCATCCTGTTTATTGATGAGGTCCATCGGTTCAACAGCACCCAACAGGACGCCCTGTTGCCCTATGTCGAAAACGGAATCGTCACCTTGGTTGGGGCCACCACCGAAAACCCTATGGTCAGTGTGCGGGGGGCGCTATTGTCCAGGTGTATGGTCTTTGAACTGAAGAAGCTCTCCAAAGACTCGATGGCCAGGATCATCCACCGGGCGCTCACCGATGAGGAACGGGGACTGGGGATGTATAAAATCAGGCTTACTGAGGAGGCCCTGGAATACCTTTTGACTTTTTCCGACGGGGACAGCCGTACGGCGTTGAATATTCTGGAGTTTTTGACCGCGGGCTGGGGAGAGGACGGGCAGGAGCTTGTCATTACCGAAGAGGATGTGGCCAGTGCTTCCCAACGGATGCTGCGCTTCGACCGTACGGGGGACTACCACTACGATTTGGCGTCGGCTTTCATCAAGAGTATCCGCGGTAGCGATCCCCAGGCCACTTTATATTGGCTGGCCAAGATGATCTATTCCGGAGAAGATCCGCGGTTTATTGCCCGGCGGATGGTCATTGCCGCCAGTGAGGATATTGGTTTGGCGGATCCGGTGGGCTTGATGCTGGCCACTGCTGCCTTTGACGCTGTCTCCAATGTGGGGATGCCCGAGGCACGGATCATCCTGGCCCATGTGGCCCTTTATCTTGCCACCGCGGAGAAGAGCAACAGCGCCTATTTGGGCATTGAACGGGCCTTGTCCTGCGTGGCCAAGGAAGAAGTGG containing:
- the aspS gene encoding aspartate--tRNA ligase, encoding MWKRTDKCGELREQDVGRQVTLCGWVHRRRDHGGVIFVDLRDRSGLVQIVFNPADCSEETFGLAETLRSEFVVAVSGEVRRRLEGMENPRLATGKIEVFVQELNVLSAAATPPISVEDERIDVDEAMRLRYRFLDLRRPQVQRVFALRHRVAQLVRRYLDEQGFWEVETPMLTRSTPEGARDFLVPSRLQPGEFYALPQSPQLFKQLLMVSGFEKYFQIVRCFRDEDLRADRQPEFTQIDLELSFVTREDVIQVIEGLVREVVRQVKGEELPDPLPRLTYAEAMDRYGSDKPDLRFGMELRNVSDLVKDSDFQVFSKVVSSGGVVKGLAVPTGASFARSRIDGLTKRATELGAKGLAWMQYTAEGEIKSPIAKFFSADVLQQIIARMEAKPGDLLIWVADTPAVANQVLGQLRVELAGELGLLEGKADYYLWVVEFPLVEYDEEEGRYVAVHHPFTAPLEEDTELLTTEPGRVRSAAYDLVCNGMEVGGGSIRIHDRQLQQQMFELLGISPEAAEEKFGFLLEAFRYGVPPHGGFAFGFDRWIMLLAGVDSIRECIAFPKTQRGTCLLTKAPSAVAPKQLEEVGIRIAPRVKS
- a CDS encoding replication-associated recombination protein A, with product MDVRKDAPLAVRMRPRTLAELEGHEEVIGEGTPLWRALRRGYVPSLIFYGPPGSGKTTLARLIATETQTHFTELSAVMAGVKDIRAVVEEAQERKARANQQTILFIDEVHRFNSTQQDALLPYVENGIVTLVGATTENPMVSVRGALLSRCMVFELKKLSKDSMARIIHRALTDEERGLGMYKIRLTEEALEYLLTFSDGDSRTALNILEFLTAGWGEDGQELVITEEDVASASQRMLRFDRTGDYHYDLASAFIKSIRGSDPQATLYWLAKMIYSGEDPRFIARRMVIAASEDIGLADPVGLMLATAAFDAVSNVGMPEARIILAHVALYLATAEKSNSAYLGIERALSCVAKEEVGEVPLHLRDASYKGAKELGHGVGYKYPHDYPNHWVKQQYLPDIHRDKVFYEPTEQGRERRVLERFGRKS